TCTCTGTTGGAGGCCTTGGTGATCGATCCGGGATTTCACCCGGCAAGACGGGATTTGGCATTTAGGTACATCCTCGTGGGACGTTTCTCAGACGCACAATTCCATTTGGAATCCATTATTCGCTCCGACCCATTAGATTCCGCAACCAATGAAAGACTCATGGATATCTACGCACACCGGGGACTTTGGGAAAAGGCGGATGAGCTAATTCAGCTCAATCTCAACCGGAGCGATGACAAGGCATCCTGGCAGATGAGGCAAGCAAACACCCATTACCTGCAAAGCGGCAATAAGGAGGCTTATATCAGGGCAATGGAGGAAATCCCCGAGTTTATAGACGAACCGGGAGGCTTAGCCTGGAAAGCCGTGGTGGCTCGTGACTTTCAAAACGCCCTGCTTCATCTGGAAGAAATGGATTCCAGTAGTTCCGAGAGTTCCAAGCGCTTCCAACTTAATATTCGCAGCGCGGGATTATACTTAATGCCCCACCATTTGCTCTCCGCAATCTTGTGGCGTGAATTGGATGACGAGGTAAAATCTCGGGACGAACTGTCCAAGGCTAAAACTTATTTAGAAAGCTCCATTGAAAAGAGTCCGCTTGTTGGGTTGGATTTCTATTCTAATCTGATGATTAGCTATGCTCTGGAAGGAAACCGCGAAGAGTTTTTTGCCATTAGCAAACAGGTGGAAGAACGTATATCGAATCAAGCGGAATATCGTCGTGGTCATCAACCCTACCACTATGTCTACAGAGCGATGGGACTGTTGTTACTCGGCGACGAGGAGGCCGCAATCGATGACTTGATTGTGGCCAGCAAATTCAAGGGACTTATCTTCCTCAACCGCGAGCTCGACCTCTGGTTCATCTTCGACCGGCTGCGTGGGAATCCGCGCTTTGATAAATTGTTGGAGGATTAAACCAGGAAATTCCTGTATCCGACAACACGGATGCCGCTCCTGGTGTAATCTTGTTCGCCTCCGGTAACCAAAACCTTTTCTGGTGTAGTTGTTTTATGAGCACGATCCCACGCGTTGAATCCTTTATTGAATTCCTTCGTCACTGTGAGAGCGGATTTGATTTCCAGCAAGTTCCACTCATCTTCTTTCCAAACGACGTCCACTTCATTGCCAATGTTGTCCCGATAGAAATGCAAATCGGGTCGTTGACCTCGGTGGTATCGCTTTTTTACCAATTCACTGACCACAAGATTTTCGAATAATTGCCCGCGAAGAGGATGCGATTCCAGATGCCGCGGATTTTCGATTCCCAGCAAGTAGGAAACTAAGCCCACATCGTGGAAATAGAGTTTGGGAGTTTTCACCAAGCGCTTGCCTATATTGGCGTGATAGGGCGAAAGACGAAACAGGATGTAGCCGCTTTCCAGCAAGCTGATCCATTCTTTTACCGTTGTCTGCGAAACCCCCACTTCACTACCCAGGCTTTGCATGTTGAGCATCTGTCCTACACGACCGGCGCAAAGACGAGTTAACCTCACGAACGCATCCAGGTTTTTGATACTGCTGACCTGCAGCAAATCTCTTTGCACATAGGTTTCGAAGTAATCGCCGAGCGCTTGCGTTGGTGACAGGTTCTGCTCGTAGATACGGGGAAACCCACCCGTATAGAGCAGTTGGTCGATTGAAAGGTTTGTTCTGCTTTTTCCCAGCTCCTCCAAGGCGAACGGCAGCAGGCGGAACAACGCGGTTCGTCCTGCGAGTGATTGGCTGAGCGCTTCCCGCAATGAATATTGCTGGCTGCCGGTCAAAACAAACATCCCATTTCGCTGGGCTTGGTCGACTACGACTTGAATCTCTGATAGGATTTCAGGTACATTCTGGATCTCGTCGATAATGGCGCCTTCGGGAAATCGTTGCAGAAAACCCTCGGGATCTTCCCGGGCAAATTCCCGCTCCGACAAACGTTCCAGATTGACGTAAGGCAACTTTTTGAAGACGTGACGGCACAGGGTTGTTTTTCCTGACTGCCGGGGACCGGTAATGGTGATTACAGGGAACTGATGGAAACTTTCTTCCAAGTACTTTCCCAGTGTTCGCTCGAT
This is a stretch of genomic DNA from Verrucomicrobiota bacterium. It encodes these proteins:
- a CDS encoding ATP-binding protein, with translation MFIERTLGKYLEESFHQFPVITITGPRQSGKTTLCRHVFKKLPYVNLERLSEREFAREDPEGFLQRFPEGAIIDEIQNVPEILSEIQVVVDQAQRNGMFVLTGSQQYSLREALSQSLAGRTALFRLLPFALEELGKSRTNLSIDQLLYTGGFPRIYEQNLSPTQALGDYFETYVQRDLLQVSSIKNLDAFVRLTRLCAGRVGQMLNMQSLGSEVGVSQTTVKEWISLLESGYILFRLSPYHANIGKRLVKTPKLYFHDVGLVSYLLGIENPRHLESHPLRGQLFENLVVSELVKKRYHRGQRPDLHFYRDNIGNEVDVVWKEDEWNLLEIKSALTVTKEFNKGFNAWDRAHKTTTPEKVLVTGGEQDYTRSGIRVVGYRNFLV